The sequence below is a genomic window from Bombus pyrosoma isolate SC7728 linkage group LG9, ASM1482585v1, whole genome shotgun sequence.
GTTTATTAACTGTTCATGTTGCGCGCAATTTGTTTTAGTAAAAACTATGCCTTTGTTATACGAGCACCGTAAAGAATTGCTGCGATTTTTCGACAGCCTTTCCAATaacttgtaaatatttgacaattttagATGGCGAATTTTTTACTATTCTATGAGAACTATCGCGTAATATAAAAAACCATCGTGTTATCCGAAAGTTATTTGCTAAAAGAtttgttaaaagaaagaaaaatttgttaaaagatcagtttattaaataagtgGTATTCTTCCTgaataaaacgatgaaaattgatttcgttatttatattttagtaatgtATACCATTAAAAGTAACATGATATACCATTTTAATAACGTTACAAAGCAGAAGCTTTGGAAAAGAGACAACGTTCTGATAGTTGAAATTTGGGAAAATTTCAACTGCGTTTATTGTCAAGATATTCTTTAAACGCAAGCTACGAGCTTTGACATGgttgaaaaaaagagaggaaaaaatcgAGAAGACAAACCTAACCGGGGGTCTAATAAACGCCCTTAAACGCGATCTCGAGACGCTCCGGAGGTCGGAATAAAAACGTTTTCCGGTTGAAAAGCAGCGAGACAATACGCTGGCATACCTCGGCGAGCAATAACTGtctatgtatttatttcttgcCTTTCATTCCGCATCTCCGCAATCGCATAAAGCGGCCGCTTAAACCTGGAGGAACTTGTCGGAAGATCCGGAGCTCTCTACTATTCCCCTCcgtagaaaagaagaagggaccggaagaaacgaatttaaatACGACGTTTCTCATGAATGACCAATTTTCATAGTTCTCCTTTCCATAGTTCCTCTGCAATTGCCCGAAACGTTTCCTCGCTTGTTCCTCCTTCAGCATCccattaaatattagattttgaaaaaagaaacctgTTCAGAAAATATGGACAGTGTGTAGCCCTTTCGACGAACTGTCTgataattttttgatttaaACGTCGTGTCGTGTATTGTTTGAATAAAGGATCATGGCAATATAGCGCGTGGATAAGATGATTATTCATGGATCAATCATGCGAgagtatggaataattattccGATCGTCGAATGTtggtttattgaaattaatagttCGGTGTGTTATATCGCGATCTGTGCAGTTAACATAACggaattttatagatatttcaaGGAATGAAgcatttcataaaataaaatttccaatgaaattgatgtgactgctgtttgaaacattttccataatgttagagagagagagagagagagagagagatttaaTTTGTACAGATAACAAAGTAGATCACTGGAGTATAAATTAGTAGTATTCCATACGGAAATTGCCACACTTCTTATTTAGATATCCAACTACAACTgcatttcaaaatgttcagtGGGTACTATCAATGCAAGAATGTCATTACCCGTTGAAATTGGAGTTGTGGAGGTATTTGGTACCTTCTGGCTACtaatagattttaaatatacctGATCTATCAATAATTTGTATCGCAGCAACGCGTATTCGTTACTGCTCATTTCgtatatcgtttctttttttcttatcaacaattcttt
It includes:
- the LOC122571224 gene encoding uncharacterized protein LOC122571224 isoform X2, which codes for MRVFDNLCALGYIAFLLLLIESVRDSESGKVSKRAKPVDPDAEDSRDNEDYYYEDVEERNNPTNEAPVVPPGFLSPSVREYLDLGKSIPGFFFQNLIFNGMLKEEQARKRFGQLQRNYGKENYENWSFMRNVVFKFVSSGPFFFSTEGNSRELRIFRQVPPGLSGRFMRLRRCGMKGKK